The genomic interval acaaaaacaaaccttttatttattggtCTGTAAGACAAAGACGAAACTTACGATATGCAGAAATTTACACCTGACAATTTACACGTGTTTATGATGTTCTGAATGTAGTTCATTTAAATTCCTATTCTTCATTAgaacataggccacacctcctttctttAAACTCACTAGCTCATTGGCTCTGTCTATGTTAAATGGACTGTCTGAAGCCTGACATGTCGTATTGATTAGTCTTAGTTTTTAGGGATCTGACACTTGGTTAGTCCCATAGTTTAGGATGTGAAAACTATCTTGTTTATCCCTAAACTAAATTCTAGTCCAGTCTTTAAAATCAGACTCTTGGGACTCATGGTCCATAGTCCAGTCTTTAGGACTCTGACTCATGGTTAGTCCAGTCTTTAAGACTCTGCCTCATGGTTATTCCAGTCTTAAGGACTCTGACTCGTGGTTAGTCCCAGTCTTAAGGACTCTGACTCATGGTTAGTCCCAGTCTTTAGGACTCTGACTCGTGGTTAGTCCCAGTCTTTAGGACTCTGACTTGTGGTTAGTCCCAGTCTTAAGGACTCTGACTCGTGGTTAGTCCCAGTCTTAAGGACTCTGACTCGTGGTTAGTCCCAGTCTTTAGGACTCTGACTCGTGGTTAGTACCAGTCTTAAGGACTCTGACTCGTGGTTAGTACCAGTCTTAAGGACTCTGACTCATGGTTAGTCCCAGTCTTTAGGACTCTGACTCGTGGTTAGTCCCAGTCTTAAGTACTCTGACTCATGGTTAGTCCTAGTCTTTATGGTTTTAACTCATGGTTAGTCCCAGTCTTTAGTACCTGGTCTCTTAGATAGTCCCAGTCTTTAAGGTTCTGTCTCTTGCCTAGTTCCACACTTTAGAGCTCAGGATGTTGGTTAGATATTGACACTttaattatgtacagtatgcatttatcattctctcttctttttctgcaGACCTTCTACAGATATTCCAGATATTTTGGGCAGGCGTAAACCCAAACTCTCAGAGGTGGACCTTCCATAAACACCTGAAGCTCAAACCATTGACTGTGtaaaagaagaacagaaagaattaaaatacagtaataatcTAATATAAAGGAGCCTCAGACCTACAGTCAGTATCTGAGGTGAAAACTGTGTCTGTGGGTAGATGAAGGGGCTCTGTATGGTATTATTATGAACATCAGGACATGGTGGTCATGACACATGGGATGTGTTCTTCTCTGTGGTTGTGCATCTTTGCCTCAGGCCGTCTCTCTAGATCTCAGATTGAATGCaaatgtgacatttatttaaaaaactgaaATGAGTCTCCTTTCCATTCCAGTGatgatcaaaataaatgaagattTCAAACAAATCACTGTGCCTCAGATGGAGCAGAACGATCGAGGACTTTAATGTTAGCTTTTTAGTGTATTTAAATGGAGCTTAAAACAAAATGCTACGAGTAAAATTTGAACGACAACAAAATGATCTGAtttgtgatttaaaatgtttctggaTGATTCTAAGCcttcaagaaataaaattttacagacaatatatttaaaagtaaatctgactggattaaaataaatgaataaaaaatataaatctgtgtcatgttttattggtgtgtgtgtgtgtgtgtgtgttctatttaaAACACTCCAATctggtcataaaaaatatttaaataatgctaaATACTGACACTAATCACTCTGTGATTCCACAGTCCTGCTTATTCTAATCATCCTTAGATGTTTCTGGATCCACTGCATGGAGTTGTTCTCAGTCAGGAATGAACTACGCTTCCAAACCTGGCTCctgtccaatctggcaaccttgaacaatccaatctggcaaccctgactGACTCTATGTGATCTTCTCACAGAGAAAAGCAAATGCAGCAGAGAATCGCAGAACAGAGGAACGTGTCTGAGCGCCGAGACGCATCTCTACAGCTCCACAGCTCTCCCTGAGGCTTGAAGTGACAAAGCTCCTGGTTATTACGGAGCTTTTGGGTGATGGATTTTCCACACGcaattaacatttttatgtctttttcctttttttttgtaaaataaaataacatcagaTAGCTGAAGAACACGAGATGAGCTTTGAGAATTATTAGGAATTCAGTAAGTGAAGGATTTATGCTGTACTTGGACACTTGGGATGGAGATGGAATAAAAACAAGATGTAACCTGTCTGATGTTTCTGAGCTGGATTAAGATTCCAAGGTTCCTTCTTAAAGTAAGTTAAAGATCTTTAATCGAAATAAAGTCCAAATCAAATCTCTGTATCCAAATATATTTGagtttttgagttattaatcATGTATAAGTTTGACATCCTGCCACACACTCAGGAGAAAAGCAGCGTAACAggattttaaaattaatttttaaactaGGAAACATGTAGCAGGGAAGTGAGATGAAAAAGAGCATTTGGTTCTGCTTCTGGAGTTTTTGAGGACATTGCAGCAGTTGTCATGACTAAGCTGTGACCTTGCATGAAGAATGCAGCCTGTGATTTtgtgagttttgtttttaacgACTTGTCAGTTCACAAGAGTGTTAAGACGAGCAGAAAGACCAGCAGAAAGATGGATGTATCTTCCGTACCTTTGTAATGCTTCATTAAATTCTTTCTGTGGTTTTACTCCAGGTTTCCTGACTGAAGTCACGGACGATTAATGATGCATCACTAACGACGCTACATCCAAGATTACATAACGATACAGAAATGGTGTGTACCGAGCAAAGCTCCGGCACCTCTGTTCCCAAGAAGGAGCCTCAGGTCCGTCATAAACGCAAATCCCGTCCTCAGGGCCTCCCTTCACCTGCGCTGTGCTGTGCATGTGGCCTGTGCATCATGCTAGCGGGTATCAACATCACCCTTGTGGGCGCCTTCGCCTTTGCTACACTTATTCCTTCCGGTAACCCGCCCATCATTATCGGACCAGTCCTACTGCTCGTTGCCTTTATGTTCTTCACCGCCTGCTGCGTGTGCAGCCGCATGCCTCCTCCGCACAGCTCACGAAGAACCAAATCAGGCAATGCGGGTTTCTTACGGCACCACGGGGCGGCTTTTGAGATTGAAACAAGTGAGCACACCATTCAGGACACGACCGCCGTCCAGCTCAGTCCCACTAACTCGCCCAGCTTGTCTCACAGCTCAGAATTAGATCGAGATGCTAACATAAATGCAAGTGCTAATGTTAacactaatgctaatgctaatccaCCTGCTCCAGACTATTTGCTCTTCACTATGGATGCTAACGGCCCAGACTCAATGTCCGCAGCTTTTTCCACCACAGCAGGAAGTGGGGAAGAGGTCAGGCTTACGCTGCCCTCCAACGCCACCTAGGAGACTTTAAATCTattctataaatgtaaataaaacattacagaagGAAAGGAGCTTGGGAGCCTTTTTGTGGTTTGTGTAGTACATTAACGCAAAAATATTAGCGCAAGAACATGGAAGCGTCCTGATCCAAAGGAGTCCATAATGTAACAATGACATGACACTGGCAGCGTTTACAGACTCCACCGGAAGCAAGAACATTGTCACGTTCACTTTATCATCCAACGGCACAGAAAATCTGCACATTTTCACAGAGATGTAAATAACATGTTTCAAGAGGAACTTTGGCTCTGGAACCACTGGTGTGGCAATTACATGAGAAACTCCTTGAAGTGGAAGCCTCAGATCTAAGTATGCTAATCCTTCCCTACGGATGCTAATCAGACAAGCCTGGCATTAACAAACTGGAGGTTTTTCTGCTTCTAATGTATGCATCCACAGAGAAGAGTCCATAAGTTTCCACTGAGATGTAAATAGCTTGTTGGATGTGTTCATCGTGAGTGTATCGGGACCTTCTTGAAAACTAATGCCAAGGTGAATGCTAGCTTAAACTCACCTTGTCCGGCTGTCACACTCTTGCTAATTGGTGTAGCTTGGCGTTGACTACTACTTTTGCATTTTGTCTTTGGGAAGCAGAGATGAGGTCAGATTCATTCCAACTTCTGATGCCACCTTGGAGCTGAGTAAGTGTAGTGCTTTAGAGGAGACGTGTTAGCACTTTTTGAAGAAGTCCTGCTTTTGGAACATCGACAGAGAAACGTATTAAAAGCTTTTGAAAGTCCAGACTCCAAATGGATGGAGCCTCAGTGTGTGAATCACTGTGTCTTGTGTTTCACACGTTCGCACTCTGCCACTGTTACTCAGATTATTCACAGTTATGGCGCTAACAAAGAGACAGAATCTGCCGCCATGCCAAGATGCTTTTGCATACGGAGATGTGATTATTACACCGACTAAAAGCAAATACGAAACTTCTCACCATCAGACACATGTTTCTTTTTCCgtttaaatgaaaaaacttGTTGTTTAGTATCACACCATGAAGGAGGAACTGCTGTCGTCTAAAGGAAGGGGGCCAAAACTATTAAGCATCATGAGTTTTGCatatggcattaaaaaaaatgtccaattCAGACAACCAtcattaagttttatttttagtcatttCAGTAAATGAAGGTTGGTTATGCTAACAGTTTGCTGCGAGTGGAACAGTGGGGCAGATGTAGCTCAGAAACACTGAGCTGTTAAAACTCGACTCAACAATCCGGATGCTTTTGGTTTGTAAGTAAAACTCTTTaaatattcagaataaaaagttGTATCACTTTTGTTATTGCGATTGACACCTCGCTCAATCTCTCCTGGACCTGAGTGTGAATGGCGTACAAATTCTATTTAAAGCCACGCCCCCAGAACAGATGTAACACTAAAATGCTAATAAAGGAGGTGGAGCTTTCTTAATTGTCATACAACGTTATTCCCTTTTTTTCTAAGACACAGGATAAAGGGCTGCTTTAAACCACTTCTCTTATGATTCTCCAGAGATTTTGGCAAAGATTAGACACTGTGATTAATTAGCGATTAAAAAGGATTAGAGATCTTAATCTCACATTGATAATGCGATCCTTTAATTGAAATCGATTTATTATCTAACGtaatctaatcttatctaaTCTCCtgcatgtttaatgtttaagggAATAATTTCTCTGCGTCACCTCATATTTAGTCCCCGGTGGGTGACTGAAGGACGATTCAGGTGAACTTAGATacaggataaatataaatactagGAACATGCTTTAGgctctaatatttttttcataaagaATTTGTAGGGGTgccaaaaaaatttaaacaaatgattttgtTACAAAATGTAGTttactataataaaataatgacaggTTTCCTTCTCAGTGTGAGATGAAACCCATCTTTaccaggggtgccaatactttatgTGCGAATTGTCACgtctgtgtgatttttttgttgttaaataacATCAAAGCAGACATTTTACTGGAGAAACtgataatattaaacatatgcAAGTGTTACTGCGCCATAACGTAAAACAACCAATCAGGTTCCGTTATGCAAATTACAGGCCACGGAATTTTAAAGTGGGTGGGGCATGCAGCAAATGTAAAGTGGGCGGGGCAAGCAGcacttttgtgtgtctgtggaacTGCTAGGTGAATTTAGACTACTTGAATTTTCCCTGCAGTTTTGTTCAGtcatatttagtttttattctttCCACTAAATCATGATGCATTTGAAAAGAGATTTTCCGTTCTGCGCTCGTTTACCACAGGTCATCAGAAAAGGTCATCGCTCGTTACTCTAATTATTCAACAGAGATAAAGTGGCTAATGGAAAATAACATTaggaaatggtgtgtgtgtgtgtgtgtgtgtgtgtgtgtgtgtgtgtgtgtgtgtgtgtgtgtatatgtgtgtatgtgtgtatatgtgtatgtgtatatgtgtatgtgtatgtgtgtgtatgtgtgtgtgtgtgtatgtgtatatgtgtgtgtatatgtgtatgtgtatgtgtgtgtgtgtatatgtgtgtgtgtgtgtgtgtgtgtgtacaattaCATGAATCAAAAAAATTGGCTGAATAAAAGGGCTGATCAACTACAAATGCAGTATTTAAAGCTTACTgattttaattgaaataaatacagttaagaaaaaaatttaGTTCCGAGGTGCCTTAATTTAAGGGGTAAATAAAATGAGCATAATGCAAATTAATTCCATAAACATTCTGATCAACAGCAACAAGGGcctcatttagaaaaaaaactttgctttgTTAATTTGCATGCTCATTTGCATACTGAAATTATCTGTGACACCACTACTTcagatgtaaatataatgtcAACCCTACATGGGTTATATGATGGGATATAATGTTCATGCTAAAGTGACAATGATATTTTAATTTAGTGACAAATTCCTCTGTCTGATGTTTAAGTCACTAATGACTTAAGTTCCTGCCTTCAGTCAGTTCCAGTTTATCATTTCACGCAAAAAAGTCTGATCCTGCGACTTCTTCTCGACAAATGTGTGTTAGGACGTTAGGAAAAAACAGACCTAGATAACATGAAGCCGAGCTCATGACCTGGAAATCGATTTCTAATTAGTTTTAGTACATTTGTCTTTGTTACAAAAAATATGCTAACAGCTAattgctgttttctttctttctttttttaaattgcaattTTTTTGCACCATCGTGACCAGGCAGTGTCAGAATACACTAATATCCACACAGAAGTGAGACAATAGGGAAAATTTCCACTAGTTTCACACACCAGCATTATCAATACCGCTATAGCATAACATTAAGGGTGCTAAATGCTAACATTATAGATTCACTCATTAAAGTTAAATCCTAATCTAATGCACGTTAATTTAATCTAACAATGTGTTAAAATGATAGCTATATTAAGCTGCTATTGGACGCTTCAGTaactgttaccatggaaacagaaAGCTGCCTTAATGACTGTGATCTCAGGACGGATGTAATGAGGGCTAATTAAACATACGCCATATACAGATTTGTAACGTAAAACTGTGACTGTGCTTTAAAGTCGatctgcatgtgtttgttttttgtttctttctttgttcgTTTGTTAAATTTGTAATTACGTGCTACTGgttaaaaataattctaaaagaaaaatatgtcatttctgtgaaattgtcttttgtgtgtattaaattgGAATTATTCAATGTTTATGAACGTAATGGATGGAATCCGTTTACAAATCCGATTTCTTGGCTGTTTGAGCTGGCAGAGTGTTTGATGTCATTAACTTTTCCTCGCTACCACAATGTGACATGCTAGTGTTGTGGCATCAAGATAAAAGTAACTCTAGAGATGTAGCTAGATAACAAAAATCTAGATGGAGCTGTTATTTCAGTAACTTTAAGCCACTTTGAGCAGACAAAAACATACGACTATAATCTCACTAGAACTGTGTAACAAATAAACGTTAAAAATTGTGGGCTAGCATAAAATCTTTTTTGGCTATATTTAACTGTGTATGTATAGCTAGCTAACTACatacagtaagaaagaaaatgatcacAATAACTTGTTTTATAGCTTAAGTTACATTGAAGTCATTCTGCTGATTATATTTTGTCCCTTTATTATGTTTGATATCGTCATGTGGCTGGTCAGAGTGAATGATATCACTTCATCCCTCAGACAGCGAGTGACGTGTGTTCAAATGTTCAGAGATGTGACTGAATTAAACATttagagtaataaataaaataataaaagtgtgaTTTTTATTGTAAGGTAAGAGCCAGGAGTCACaaaccacagagagagagagagagagagagagagagagagagagagagagagagagagagagagagagagagagagagagagagggagaaagagagagagagagacaaagagagagagagagagggagaaagagagagagagagcgagagagagagagagagagagagagagagagagagagagagagagagagagagagaaagagagagacatacaaagagagagagacagacagagagagagagagagagagagagagagagagagagagggagaaagagagagagagagagagagagagagagagagagagagagggagaaagagacagagagagagacaaagagagaaagagagagagagagagagggagaaagagagagagacagacagagagagagagagagagagggagaaagagagagggagaaagagagagagacagagagaaagagagagagagagagagacaaagagacagagagagacagacaaagagagagagacaaacagagaaagagagggagaaacagagagaaagagactgagagagagagagagagagagagagagagagagagagagagagagacaaacagagagacaaacagagagagtgagagagagaaacagagagaaagagactgagagagagagagagagagagagagagagagagagagagagagagagagagagagagagagagagagacatacaaagagagagagacagacagagagagagagagagagagagagagagagagagagagagagaggagggagagagagagagggagaaagagacagagagagagacaaagagagaaagagagagagagagagagagagagggagaaagagagagagacagacaaagagagagagagagagagagagggagaaagagagagggagaaagagagagagacagagagaaagagagagagagagagagagacaaagagacagagagagacagacaaagagagagagacaaacagagaaagagagggagaaacagagagagagagagatcaaactccgattttttttcttttcttcatttctctgtGCATTTCTTCAACCCTTCCATGGACACACAGAGATCCCTGTACAATCACctaaaagacaaaacaacaacTTTGCACTTTTTCAGCTATTCTTTGAGTCCCTGGTTTCCAGATCTGAGTCAGCTTCAGGTTTGATGAGTCAAAAAACTACAATCACCTTAAAATAAAAGACCCACACATCTCTTTCTAAAGCAGAGTTAAATCAGGAAAACGTTTAAAAGTGATGAGCACAAGTCAACAAGTCACaacaaacactaataaacacttaaAACACTAGTGAAGTTGTACAATTGATCAGCTGAGGTGATGAATCAGTTAACACAAACGACTCGGCGTTGTGAGTCGGCTCATTTAAATGATGAGTATATGATTCTCGTGTTCTTCCTTGtcttctgtgtactgtatgtactacaTGTGTCGACTGTCGTTATttgtacaaatacaaaatacagtcGCTTCATCACAAACCTCTTTTCAACACCCGAGCTGGTCAATGAGTCGTGTATTTGACTCGTGTATTTGACTCCTGAGCTACGGACAATTCAcctgaatattttatatagtaatGTAAATTTgcttattaaaacatttcatgagGCACTGTCATACATTCACAAACGTCACAATAACGTGTGACAATATCACAAATTCTGTCCGTGTTCGTTTGGGAGCCGAAAGAGTCGGCTCAGTCCCTATGTGACTAATAATTAGTGTGCACTGCCTCCTGCTGGACAGTGTGGGAATTACACCTACCGTCTGCATTACTGTGGTGTAAATTTCtgaatgtaattaaaattaTGACGAATTTGCATAAAATTAACCAAATAAACCTCCAACAAACGCCGCGTGTTCTGTGTTTTCAAATAATGTACACAAATGATATCACAGTTATTACAATGATATCCACCAGATGGCGCTACGTGTACAGTGAATATTTTACACAGCTGTTCCTCATACTGTAGTGGGGGTTTGATAGCTctcattatttttgtaattatgcAGTAATGTGAATTCCTCTCAGTGTCTCTTATATAATGCACTTATCTCACAAATACCAAAATCATTTTTGTGTGCGCTTCATAAGATTTTTTAACGTCTTTGACACACATAAAAGCTTCTTTTGGTCGCTTATAGAAGCTCTTGAGTAAAGTAACACATTAGGTTTATTAGGTATATTTAAGGTTgcaatataaatacagtaatgAT from Tachysurus vachellii isolate PV-2020 chromosome 1, HZAU_Pvac_v1, whole genome shotgun sequence carries:
- the tmem275a gene encoding transmembrane protein 275: MVCTEQSSGTSVPKKEPQVRHKRKSRPQGLPSPALCCACGLCIMLAGINITLVGAFAFATLIPSGNPPIIIGPVLLLVAFMFFTACCVCSRMPPPHSSRRTKSGNAGFLRHHGAAFEIETSEHTIQDTTAVQLSPTNSPSLSHSSELDRDANINASANVNTNANANPPAPDYLLFTMDANGPDSMSAAFSTTAGSGEEVRLTLPSNAT